The following proteins come from a genomic window of Ferrovibrio sp. MS7:
- a CDS encoding MFS transporter, which produces MQAVSDGTPPLAVAPGYAPWRARFSWAMFDWANQPYFTVITTFIFVPYFTSQVVGNSVQGQSLWAFTQAAAGAIVALGAPFLGAIADAGGRRKPWLLAFQTLLGLACFALWLAQPGKPEVLWLVLVALALANISAEYSIVFNNALLPGLVPPERMGRLSGFGWGMGYFGGIVALFAVLIVSRPELIGITPPPGEALLGLKRDSFEAERIIGPVAMLWLVLFALPMFLFTPDRPGSGKPLGEVVREGLRRVVHTVAHLRQHTNTLRFLIAYMLYYDGLNAVIAFGGVYAAGVFAWGTTELGLFGIALTVVAAPSVIAAGWLDDRFGSKRTVQTAIILVTLGSLGIVSITAGSILFGVEVPAKTAEMGLFGSTGERFFFLCAILVGLGMGPMQAASRTMVARLAPPDMLAEFYGIFSLSGRATSFLAPMLIGIATALLASQRVAAVIVLVFLSLGFIVLWRVAEPKR; this is translated from the coding sequence ATGCAAGCAGTTTCGGACGGCACGCCCCCCCTGGCAGTGGCCCCGGGTTACGCCCCCTGGCGGGCGCGATTCTCCTGGGCGATGTTCGACTGGGCCAACCAGCCCTATTTCACCGTCATCACCACCTTCATCTTCGTGCCCTATTTCACCTCGCAGGTGGTGGGCAATTCGGTGCAGGGCCAGTCGCTGTGGGCCTTCACCCAGGCCGCCGCCGGCGCCATCGTGGCGCTGGGCGCCCCCTTTCTCGGCGCCATTGCCGATGCCGGCGGCCGGCGCAAGCCCTGGCTGCTGGCGTTCCAGACCCTGCTTGGCCTCGCCTGCTTCGCGTTATGGCTGGCACAGCCAGGCAAACCGGAAGTGCTATGGCTGGTGCTGGTGGCGCTGGCGCTGGCCAATATCTCGGCGGAATACTCCATCGTCTTCAACAATGCGCTGCTGCCCGGCCTGGTGCCGCCCGAACGCATGGGGCGCCTGAGCGGCTTTGGCTGGGGCATGGGCTATTTCGGCGGCATCGTGGCGCTATTCGCGGTGCTGATCGTTTCGCGCCCTGAACTGATCGGCATCACACCGCCGCCGGGCGAAGCCCTGCTTGGCCTGAAACGCGACAGTTTCGAAGCCGAGCGCATCATCGGCCCGGTGGCGATGCTGTGGCTGGTGCTGTTCGCGCTGCCGATGTTCCTGTTCACGCCGGACCGGCCGGGCAGCGGCAAGCCGCTGGGCGAGGTGGTCCGCGAGGGCCTGCGCCGGGTGGTGCATACGGTGGCGCATCTGCGCCAGCATACCAACACACTGCGCTTCCTGATCGCCTATATGCTGTATTACGACGGCCTCAACGCGGTGATCGCCTTCGGCGGCGTCTATGCCGCCGGCGTATTCGCCTGGGGCACCACCGAGCTTGGCCTGTTCGGCATCGCGCTCACCGTGGTGGCAGCACCCAGCGTGATCGCCGCCGGCTGGCTCGATGACCGCTTCGGCTCCAAGCGCACAGTGCAGACCGCGATCATCCTGGTGACGCTCGGCTCGCTCGGCATCGTCTCGATCACCGCCGGCAGTATTCTGTTTGGCGTCGAGGTGCCGGCCAAGACCGCTGAAATGGGCCTGTTCGGCTCGACGGGCGAGCGCTTCTTCTTCCTCTGCGCCATCCTGGTCGGCCTTGGCATGGGGCCGATGCAGGCCGCCAGCCGCACCATGGTGGCCCGCCTGGCGCCGCCCGACATGCTGGCCGAGTTCTACGGCATCTTCTCGCTCTCGGGCCGCGCCACCAGCTTCCTGGCGCCGATGCTGATCGGCATCGCCACCGCGCTGCTGGCTTCCCAGCGCGTCGCCGCGGTGATCGTGCTGGTGTTTCTCAGCCTCGGCTTCATCGTGCTGTGGCGAGTGGCCGAGCCGAAGCGGTAG
- a CDS encoding globin family protein — protein sequence MTPEQVTLVQQSFAQVLPIREQAARIFYDRLFALDPALRPLFKGDMRSQGAKLMSALTFVVGSLHKVETILDEVAMLARRHVGYGVEERHYAVVGSALLGTLEEAFGPDFTPAMSAAWGAAYRLLADAMIAAARKVTPAPEQAA from the coding sequence ATGACCCCCGAACAAGTGACCCTGGTGCAGCAGAGTTTCGCGCAGGTGCTGCCGATCCGCGAACAGGCGGCCAGGATCTTCTACGACCGCCTTTTCGCCCTCGATCCCGCCCTGCGGCCGCTGTTCAAGGGCGACATGCGCTCCCAGGGCGCCAAGCTGATGAGCGCGCTGACCTTCGTGGTCGGCTCGCTGCACAAGGTGGAGACCATCCTGGACGAGGTTGCCATGCTGGCCCGCCGCCATGTCGGCTATGGCGTCGAGGAGCGGCATTATGCCGTGGTTGGCTCGGCCCTGCTCGGCACTCTGGAAGAAGCCTTCGGGCCGGATTTCACCCCCGCCATGAGTGCCGCCTGGGGCGCCGCCTACCGGCTGCTGGCCGATGCCATGATCGCTGCCGCGCGCAAGGTTACCCCTGCACCGGAACAGGCGGCTTGA
- a CDS encoding response regulator produces MAEARIIVVDDEAGIREMLAEYLSGHGFAVRTADGAAQCRRLLAEEAADLVVLDINMPGEDGLSLARWLRGEAAFSSIGIVMLTAESDVVDRVVGLEVGADDYVTKPFDLRELRARIRTVLRRVQPVAAAQAAEKPAAADNGEDVVRFGQRLLNLASRKLYDGAGGEIPLTAMEFDLLQAFARHPDRVLSRDQLLDLAHHGQWEPFDRSIDIRIARLRRKIEADPSHPAVLKTVHGAGYLFDSHGGR; encoded by the coding sequence ATGGCCGAGGCGCGAATCATCGTGGTCGACGACGAGGCGGGCATCCGTGAGATGCTCGCCGAGTATCTGTCCGGCCATGGCTTCGCGGTACGCACTGCCGATGGCGCTGCCCAGTGCCGCCGCCTGCTGGCCGAGGAAGCCGCCGATCTGGTGGTGCTGGATATCAACATGCCTGGCGAGGATGGCTTGAGCCTGGCGCGCTGGCTGCGCGGCGAGGCGGCGTTTTCCAGCATCGGTATCGTCATGCTGACGGCGGAATCGGATGTGGTCGACCGCGTCGTCGGGCTCGAGGTCGGCGCCGATGATTACGTCACCAAACCCTTCGACCTGCGTGAATTGCGTGCCCGCATCCGCACCGTGCTGCGCCGGGTGCAGCCGGTGGCAGCGGCGCAGGCGGCGGAGAAGCCGGCGGCTGCCGACAATGGCGAGGATGTGGTGCGGTTCGGCCAGCGCCTGCTTAACCTCGCCAGCCGCAAGCTCTATGATGGCGCGGGTGGGGAAATCCCCCTCACCGCCATGGAGTTCGATCTGCTGCAGGCTTTTGCCCGCCATCCCGACCGCGTGCTGAGCCGCGACCAGTTGCTCGATCTGGCACATCACGGGCAATGGGAACCGTTCGATCGCTCCATTGATATCCGCATTGCCCGGCTGCGGCGCAAGATCGAGGCCGATCCGTCGCACCCCGCCGTGCTCAAGACGGTGCATGGCGCCGGCTACCTGTTCGACAGCCATGGTGGCCGCTGA
- a CDS encoding hybrid sensor histidine kinase/response regulator, which translates to MTAADLPPDELEAELERLRPLLAASLDAVIIADKNGHVLEFSPAAERIFGRARKDALGKPIGELIIPAHLRSAHDSGMERYSAGEPHRVLGRRIETEGMRGNGDRFPVELTVTEVKRGKHRLLAAFLRDITDRKSTEAALRRSETRYRLAVRGAEAGIFEWDLTNNTAYYSERLEEIVGRRQRDLRGDIAGWQAFVHPQDLPLLREETRRLLRGEIDNMVQEHRMQRGDGVERWVRVTAAVDRDSQGRALRIAGSLADITERRLSESEISRQREALHQSEKMSALGSLLAGVAHELNNPLSIVVGQSLMLREAAEEGAEAKALAERAGKIEQAAARCARIVRTFLAMARQRRPRRGAVDIEALLDEALGLLDYGLRSAGIQVTRQNFGPLPPLQADGDQLAQVLTNLLVNAQQALSNHAGPRRLIIQTMPSVDGRFAEIVVADSGPGVPPELRRRIFEPYFTTKPAGSGTGIGLSVSIGIVEGHGGTLTMEENPGLDGLPRGGALFTMRLPIGAVAETEALPPLPAAHMAGGHVLVADDDAEVAELLRDLLVQAGFTVDMAADGAAALALAQARDYDAILSDLRMPGMDGRALLQRLEAETPHLVPRFAFVTGDTLGLGGQELRTLGRPVLDKPFTRDSVLAILARIFAPA; encoded by the coding sequence ATGACGGCTGCCGACCTGCCCCCCGATGAGCTGGAAGCCGAACTGGAGCGGCTGCGGCCGCTGCTGGCGGCCTCGCTGGATGCGGTGATCATCGCCGACAAGAACGGCCATGTGCTGGAATTCAGCCCCGCCGCCGAGCGCATCTTCGGCCGCGCCCGCAAGGATGCGCTGGGCAAGCCGATCGGCGAACTGATCATCCCGGCGCATCTGCGCTCGGCGCATGACAGCGGCATGGAGCGTTACAGCGCCGGCGAACCGCATCGCGTGCTGGGCCGCCGCATCGAGACCGAGGGCATGCGCGGCAATGGCGACCGCTTCCCGGTGGAACTGACGGTGACGGAGGTGAAGCGCGGCAAGCATCGTCTGCTCGCCGCCTTCCTGCGCGACATCACCGACCGCAAATCGACCGAGGCCGCCCTGCGCCGCAGCGAGACGCGCTACCGCCTTGCGGTGCGCGGCGCCGAGGCCGGCATCTTCGAATGGGACCTGACCAACAACACGGCCTATTACTCCGAGCGGCTGGAGGAGATCGTCGGCCGCCGCCAGCGTGATCTTCGCGGCGACATCGCCGGCTGGCAGGCTTTTGTGCATCCGCAAGACCTGCCGCTGCTGCGCGAGGAAACCCGCCGCCTGCTGCGGGGCGAGATCGACAACATGGTGCAGGAACACCGCATGCAACGCGGCGACGGCGTCGAGCGCTGGGTGCGCGTCACCGCTGCCGTCGACCGCGACAGTCAGGGCCGCGCCTTGCGCATCGCCGGCTCACTGGCCGATATCACCGAGCGCCGGCTTTCGGAATCCGAGATTTCGCGGCAACGTGAAGCTCTGCACCAGAGCGAGAAGATGTCGGCGCTTGGCTCGCTGCTGGCCGGCGTGGCGCATGAATTGAACAACCCGCTGTCCATCGTGGTCGGGCAGTCGCTGATGCTGCGCGAGGCGGCGGAGGAGGGGGCGGAAGCGAAGGCGCTGGCCGAGCGTGCCGGCAAGATCGAACAGGCGGCGGCGCGCTGCGCCCGTATCGTGCGCACCTTCCTGGCGATGGCGCGGCAGCGCCGGCCCCGGCGCGGCGCGGTGGATATCGAGGCGTTGCTGGACGAAGCGCTGGGGCTGCTGGATTACGGCCTGCGCAGCGCCGGCATCCAGGTGACGCGGCAGAATTTCGGGCCCCTGCCGCCGCTGCAGGCCGATGGCGACCAGCTCGCCCAGGTGCTGACCAATCTGCTCGTCAATGCGCAGCAGGCCTTGAGCAATCACGCCGGGCCGCGCCGCCTGATCATTCAGACCATGCCCAGCGTCGATGGCCGTTTTGCCGAGATCGTGGTGGCCGATAGCGGCCCCGGCGTGCCGCCGGAATTGCGCCGCCGTATCTTCGAGCCGTATTTCACCACCAAGCCGGCAGGCAGCGGCACCGGCATCGGCTTGTCGGTTTCCATCGGCATCGTCGAGGGCCATGGCGGCACATTGACCATGGAAGAAAATCCCGGCCTCGATGGCCTGCCGCGCGGCGGTGCGCTGTTCACCATGCGGCTGCCCATCGGCGCCGTGGCGGAAACCGAGGCCTTGCCGCCATTGCCGGCCGCGCATATGGCCGGCGGCCACGTGCTGGTGGCTGATGACGATGCGGAAGTGGCGGAATTGCTGCGCGACCTGCTGGTGCAGGCGGGCTTCACCGTCGACATGGCAGCCGATGGCGCTGCCGCCCTGGCGCTGGCCCAGGCGCGGGATTACGACGCCATCCTGAGCGACCTGCGCATGCCGGGCATGGACGGCCGCGCGTTGCTGCAGCGGCTGGAGGCGGAAACGCCACATCTGGTGCCGCGCTTCGCCTTTGTCACCGGCGACACGCTGGGGCTCGGCGGCCAGGAATTGCGCACGCTCGGCCGCCCGGTGCTGGACAAGCCCTTCACCCGCGACAGCGTACTGGCGATTCTGGCGCGGATTTTCGCCCCAGCCTGA
- a CDS encoding TRAP transporter substrate-binding protein, whose translation MLRRSLFITAAAFAVAVAAGAAQAQTKWDLPGAYPAGNFHTKNLVQFAEDVKKLSGGKLEITVHPGASLFKAPEIKRAVQTGQAQIGEVLMVNVENEIPIFGADGVPFLATSFADSAKLWKAQKPFIEKKLTEQGMTALYAVPWPPQGIYTKQKELNTIEDLKGLKYRAYSPATSRIAELVGAQPVTVQQAELAQAMATGVIVTMITSGSTGRDIKAWESMTHFYDTQAWLPKNLVFVNNDAFKKLDAATQKAVMDAAAAAETRGFAAAQVETEESKEALVKGGMKVVPPPAALKTGFQKVGATMTEEWVKKAGADGQAIVDAFKKM comes from the coding sequence ATGCTTCGTCGCTCGCTGTTCATCACCGCCGCCGCCTTCGCGGTTGCTGTGGCCGCTGGTGCCGCCCAGGCCCAGACCAAGTGGGATCTGCCGGGTGCCTATCCGGCCGGCAATTTCCACACCAAGAATCTGGTCCAGTTCGCCGAGGACGTGAAGAAGCTGTCGGGCGGCAAGCTGGAAATCACCGTGCATCCGGGCGCGTCGCTGTTCAAGGCGCCGGAAATCAAGCGCGCGGTGCAGACCGGCCAGGCGCAGATCGGCGAAGTGCTGATGGTGAACGTGGAGAATGAAATTCCGATCTTCGGCGCTGATGGCGTGCCGTTCCTGGCCACCAGCTTTGCCGACTCGGCCAAGCTGTGGAAAGCGCAGAAGCCGTTCATCGAGAAGAAGCTGACCGAGCAGGGCATGACCGCGCTTTACGCGGTGCCGTGGCCGCCGCAGGGCATCTACACCAAGCAGAAGGAACTCAACACGATTGAGGACCTCAAGGGCCTGAAGTATCGCGCCTACAGCCCGGCCACCTCGCGCATCGCCGAACTGGTCGGCGCCCAGCCGGTGACGGTGCAGCAGGCCGAACTGGCGCAGGCGATGGCCACCGGCGTGATCGTCACCATGATCACCTCAGGCTCCACGGGCCGTGACATCAAGGCCTGGGAAAGCATGACGCATTTCTACGACACCCAGGCCTGGCTGCCGAAGAATCTGGTGTTCGTGAACAATGATGCGTTCAAGAAGCTGGATGCCGCGACGCAGAAGGCGGTGATGGATGCCGCCGCCGCCGCCGAGACGCGTGGCTTCGCCGCCGCCCAGGTCGAGACCGAGGAATCCAAGGAAGCGCTGGTCAAGGGTGGCATGAAGGTGGTGCCGCCGCCGGCCGCCCTCAAGACCGGGTTCCAGAAGGTCGGTGCCACCATGACCGAGGAATGGGTCAAGAAGGCCGGTGCCGATGGTCAGGCCATCGTGGATGCTTTCAAGAAGATGTAA
- a CDS encoding TRAP transporter small permease, which yields MRSPLDLLYRACGWLAGFFMVALLVTILLSILGRQLNFYIRGIDAYAGYCMGAATFLALAHTFAHGEHIRVTLILKRFTGSTRRALELWCVALGIAVSGFFAFYACKMVWWSWKFNDISTSNDATPLWIPQLGFAIGSVVLFIAMVEEFFLVLRGKPLDDTPAELARTE from the coding sequence ATGCGCTCGCCACTCGATCTGCTATACAGGGCCTGCGGCTGGCTGGCCGGCTTCTTCATGGTTGCGCTGCTGGTCACTATTCTGCTCAGCATTCTGGGCCGGCAGCTCAATTTCTATATCCGTGGCATTGATGCCTATGCCGGCTATTGCATGGGCGCAGCGACCTTCCTGGCTTTGGCGCATACCTTTGCCCATGGCGAGCATATCCGCGTGACGCTGATCCTGAAGCGCTTCACCGGCTCGACCCGGCGTGCCCTGGAATTGTGGTGCGTTGCGCTCGGCATCGCGGTTTCGGGCTTCTTCGCCTTCTACGCCTGCAAGATGGTGTGGTGGAGCTGGAAGTTCAACGACATCTCCACGTCCAACGATGCCACGCCGCTGTGGATCCCGCAGCTTGGCTTCGCCATCGGCAGCGTGGTGCTGTTCATCGCCATGGTCGAGGAATTCTTTCTCGTGCTGCGCGGCAAGCCGCTCGATGATACCCCCGCCGAACTGGCGCGCACGGAGTAA
- a CDS encoding TRAP transporter large permease: MDQILISVFLIIALFAILATGLWIGLGLVACGWLAMMLFTNRPVGDAMMTTIFGSSTSWTLTALPMFIWMGEILFRTRLSEDMFRGLAPWMTRLPGRLVHTNVIGCTIFAAVSGSSAATCATIGKMSIPELRSRGYPENIVVGSLAGAGTLGLLIPPSLIMIVYGVAAEVSIAKLFIAGVIPGILLAALFMGYIVVWSLLNPDKIPQPTEKFSFVQKIWASRHLLPTVGLILAVLGSIYTGIATATEAAALGVVGALVVSAAQGSLNVKTFMESLLGATRLSCMIGLILAGAAFLTLAMGFTGLPRHLADWISSMGFSPAALIVVLMVFYIVLGCFLDGISMVVLTMAVVLPMIERAGIDLIWFGIFVVLVVEMAQITPPVGFNLFVLQGMTGHQITYIAKVAFPFFLLMVAAVALIFFVPGLVTWLPSQMLGPGG, translated from the coding sequence ATGGATCAGATCCTGATTTCGGTTTTCCTCATCATCGCGCTGTTCGCCATCCTGGCCACCGGCCTGTGGATCGGCTTGGGCCTGGTGGCCTGCGGCTGGCTGGCCATGATGCTGTTCACCAATCGCCCGGTGGGCGATGCGATGATGACCACCATCTTCGGCTCCAGCACAAGCTGGACGTTGACGGCGCTGCCAATGTTCATCTGGATGGGCGAAATCCTGTTCCGCACGCGATTGTCGGAAGACATGTTCCGTGGCCTGGCGCCATGGATGACGCGCCTGCCCGGTCGCCTAGTGCATACCAACGTGATCGGCTGCACCATCTTCGCCGCCGTGTCTGGTTCCTCGGCCGCCACCTGCGCCACCATCGGCAAGATGAGCATCCCGGAACTGCGCAGCCGTGGTTACCCTGAGAATATCGTGGTCGGCAGCCTGGCGGGTGCCGGCACGCTCGGCCTGCTAATTCCGCCCTCACTGATCATGATCGTCTATGGCGTGGCGGCGGAAGTCTCGATCGCCAAGCTGTTCATCGCCGGCGTGATTCCCGGCATTCTGCTGGCGGCTTTGTTCATGGGTTACATCGTGGTCTGGTCGCTGCTCAATCCGGACAAGATTCCGCAGCCGACCGAGAAGTTCAGCTTCGTGCAGAAGATCTGGGCCTCGCGCCACCTGCTGCCCACGGTCGGCCTGATTCTCGCCGTGCTCGGCTCGATCTATACCGGCATCGCCACCGCCACCGAGGCGGCGGCGCTCGGCGTGGTCGGCGCCCTGGTTGTCTCGGCAGCACAGGGCAGCCTCAACGTCAAAACCTTCATGGAAAGCCTGCTGGGCGCCACCCGGCTTTCCTGCATGATCGGCCTGATCCTGGCCGGTGCGGCTTTCCTCACCCTCGCGATGGGTTTCACCGGCCTGCCGCGCCATCTCGCCGATTGGATCAGCAGCATGGGCTTCAGCCCGGCCGCGCTGATCGTGGTGCTGATGGTGTTCTACATCGTGCTCGGCTGCTTCCTGGATGGCATCTCCATGGTGGTGCTGACCATGGCGGTGGTGCTGCCGATGATCGAGCGCGCCGGCATCGACCTGATCTGGTTCGGCATCTTCGTCGTGCTGGTGGTGGAGATGGCGCAGATCACCCCGCCGGTCGGCTTCAACCTGTTCGTGTTGCAGGGCATGACCGGGCATCAGATCACCTATATCGCCAAGGTCGCTTTTCCGTTCTTCCTGCTCATGGTGGCGGCGGTGGCGCTGATCTTCTTCGTGCCGGGCCTGGTCACCTGGCTGCCGAGCCAGATGCTCGGGCCGGGCGGCTGA
- a CDS encoding RidA family protein translates to MLPITRIPSEASGRSRTTVHNGFVFTVATADTYELDMTRQAREALANLDRQLAEAGTDKSRLLSATVYITDMAQKPAMNAVWLDWVDHANPPQRACIGATLEEGDMIEIVAIAATKG, encoded by the coding sequence ATGCTGCCGATTACCCGCATTCCCAGTGAGGCGTCCGGCCGTTCGCGCACCACGGTGCATAACGGTTTCGTTTTCACCGTCGCCACCGCCGATACTTATGAGCTGGACATGACGCGCCAAGCCCGCGAGGCGCTGGCGAACCTCGACCGCCAGCTCGCCGAGGCCGGCACCGACAAGTCGCGGCTGCTCTCGGCCACGGTCTATATTACCGACATGGCACAGAAGCCGGCGATGAATGCGGTGTGGCTTGACTGGGTAGACCATGCCAACCCGCCGCAGCGCGCCTGCATCGGCGCCACGCTGGAAGAGGGCGATATGATCGAGATCGTCGCTATCGCCGCGACGAAGGGGTGA
- a CDS encoding cupin domain-containing protein yields MDGEIDIGGRLKQVRLARKISQRELARRANVTNATVSLIEANRVNPSVGALKRVLDGLPMSLAEFFALEAPAPRKAFYRAEELVQVGKGKISYRQVGTDLSGRALQILVERYAPGADTGRVMLRHEGEEGGVVLKGRLEVTVAGQTRVLGPGDAYYFESQQPHRFKTIGSEPCELISACTPPSF; encoded by the coding sequence ATGGACGGCGAAATCGATATCGGCGGGCGGCTGAAACAGGTGCGTTTGGCGCGAAAAATTTCGCAGCGCGAACTGGCGCGGCGCGCCAATGTCACCAATGCCACTGTGTCGCTGATCGAGGCCAACCGCGTCAACCCCTCGGTCGGCGCGCTCAAGCGCGTGCTGGATGGCCTGCCGATGAGTCTGGCGGAATTCTTCGCGCTGGAAGCGCCGGCACCGCGCAAGGCCTTCTACCGCGCCGAAGAACTGGTGCAGGTCGGCAAGGGCAAGATCAGCTACCGCCAGGTCGGCACCGACCTATCGGGCCGCGCGCTGCAGATCCTGGTGGAACGCTACGCACCCGGCGCCGATACCGGCCGCGTCATGCTGCGCCATGAAGGCGAGGAAGGCGGCGTGGTGCTGAAAGGCCGCCTGGAAGTGACGGTCGCCGGCCAGACCCGCGTGCTCGGCCCGGGCGATGCCTATTATTTCGAAAGCCAGCAGCCGCATCGCTTCAAAACCATCGGCAGCGAGCCCTGCGAATTGATCAGCGCCTGCACGCCGCCGAGTTTCTAG
- a CDS encoding aspartate aminotransferase family protein, which translates to MGQTAPVPNDLQSWWMPFTANRQFKANPRLLVGAKGMYYTTHDGRQVIDGSAGLWCVNAGHCREPIVAAIQKQAAEMDFAPTFQMGHPKAFEFAARLAHLAPGDLNHVFFANSGSEAVDTALKIAIAYHRARGEGARTRLIGRERGYHGVGFGGISVGGIVANRKVFGPLLAGVDHLPHTHSLKDMAFSKGQPTWGAHLADDLERIIALHDASTIAAVIVEPVAGSTGVLIPPVGYLQKLRQICDKHGILLIFDEVITGFGRTGKAFGAETLGVIPDMMTTAKGLTNAAVPAAAVFTRKHVHEAFMQGPEHMIELFHGYTYSAHALACAAGLATLDLYRDEGIFENAASLSGYWEDAVHSLKGLPNVIDIRNIGIMAAVELSPREGAPTKRGYDVFVKCYEQGLMCRLTGDTIALSPPLILTKQHIDEIFGILAKVIKEVE; encoded by the coding sequence ATGGGCCAGACCGCCCCCGTTCCCAACGACCTGCAATCCTGGTGGATGCCCTTCACCGCCAACCGCCAGTTCAAGGCCAATCCGCGCCTGCTGGTCGGCGCCAAGGGCATGTATTACACGACGCATGACGGCCGGCAGGTGATCGACGGCTCCGCCGGCCTGTGGTGCGTCAATGCCGGCCATTGCCGCGAACCGATCGTGGCCGCGATCCAGAAGCAGGCAGCGGAAATGGATTTCGCGCCGACCTTCCAGATGGGGCATCCCAAGGCGTTTGAATTCGCCGCGCGGCTGGCACATCTGGCGCCGGGCGATCTCAACCATGTGTTCTTCGCCAATTCCGGTTCGGAAGCGGTGGATACGGCGCTCAAGATCGCCATTGCCTATCATCGAGCGCGCGGCGAGGGCGCCCGCACCCGCCTGATCGGCCGCGAACGTGGCTATCACGGCGTCGGCTTCGGCGGCATCAGCGTGGGCGGCATCGTCGCCAACCGCAAGGTATTCGGGCCTTTGCTGGCCGGGGTCGATCATTTGCCGCACACCCATAGCCTCAAGGACATGGCCTTCTCCAAGGGTCAGCCGACCTGGGGCGCGCATCTCGCCGATGACCTGGAGCGCATCATCGCGCTGCATGATGCCAGCACCATCGCCGCCGTGATCGTCGAGCCGGTGGCCGGTTCCACCGGCGTGCTGATCCCGCCGGTCGGCTACCTGCAGAAGCTGCGTCAGATCTGCGACAAGCATGGCATCCTGCTGATTTTCGACGAAGTGATCACCGGCTTCGGTCGCACCGGCAAGGCCTTCGGCGCCGAGACGCTCGGCGTCATCCCCGACATGATGACCACCGCCAAGGGCCTGACCAATGCCGCCGTGCCGGCGGCCGCCGTGTTCACCCGCAAGCATGTGCATGAAGCCTTCATGCAGGGCCCGGAACACATGATCGAGCTGTTCCATGGCTATACCTACTCGGCCCATGCGTTGGCCTGTGCCGCCGGCCTCGCCACGCTGGACCTCTACCGCGATGAAGGCATCTTCGAGAATGCCGCTTCATTGAGCGGCTATTGGGAAGACGCGGTGCACAGCCTCAAGGGCCTGCCCAATGTCATCGACATCCGCAATATCGGCATCATGGCGGCGGTGGAACTCAGCCCGCGCGAGGGCGCGCCGACCAAGCGCGGCTATGATGTGTTCGTGAAATGCTACGAGCAGGGCCTGATGTGCCGCCTCACCGGCGACACCATCGCGCTGTCGCCGCCGCTGATCCTGACCAAGCAGCATATCGACGAAATCTTCGGCATCCTCGCCAAGGTGATCAAGGAAGTCGAATAA
- a CDS encoding response regulator transcription factor: MLQVQPKAIDHGLLVDAGCNAAVIELPTDAHSSEGLALLAAIRGHSDMPIVAVVRGSDAALRVRALKAGAHDVLSEPWDDTELLARLHSLLQRCRTCLKVGRLCYGDIVIDQVEQSFRHRSRYVALSRMEMRLLRRLVQADESTVPNEALLRELWGKDNDSHRQSLRVLIRQLRAKIEDDPRHPSFLINDHGIGYRLRRQ, encoded by the coding sequence GTGCTGCAGGTGCAACCAAAGGCCATCGACCATGGCCTACTGGTGGATGCTGGCTGCAACGCAGCGGTGATCGAACTGCCGACGGATGCGCATAGCAGCGAGGGCCTGGCGCTGCTGGCAGCGATCCGCGGCCATTCCGACATGCCGATCGTGGCGGTGGTGCGCGGCAGTGACGCGGCCTTGCGGGTGCGGGCGCTGAAGGCCGGCGCCCATGATGTGCTGAGCGAGCCCTGGGACGACACCGAATTGCTGGCGCGGCTGCACAGCCTGCTGCAGCGCTGCCGCACCTGCCTCAAGGTCGGACGGCTATGCTACGGCGACATCGTGATCGACCAGGTGGAACAGAGCTTCCGCCACCGCAGCCGCTATGTCGCCCTGTCACGCATGGAGATGCGGCTGCTGCGCCGGCTGGTGCAGGCCGATGAAAGCACGGTGCCGAACGAGGCCCTGCTGCGGGAGTTATGGGGCAAGGACAATGACAGCCACCGCCAGTCGCTGCGGGTGCTGATCCGCCAGTTGCGGGCGAAGATCGAGGATGATCCGCGCCACCCGAGTTTCCTGATCAACGACCACGGCATCGGCTACCGCCTGCGCCGCCAGTGA